A window from Oryzomonas sagensis encodes these proteins:
- a CDS encoding PilZ domain-containing protein: MENRNFTRVAFSDGASISYNNHLVWGTVENLSLQGFYIRTSSTVKPDMPLDLPLDVTIYHPPHSSINVRASTIHCEDVGVGMKIDELDADSFVRLVDAVSLKSDAPAMIMSETYKMANYVKIVND, translated from the coding sequence ATGGAAAACAGAAACTTTACCAGGGTTGCTTTCTCTGATGGTGCGTCGATTTCTTACAACAATCACCTCGTATGGGGCACTGTTGAAAATTTGAGCTTACAGGGATTCTATATCAGAACATCAAGTACCGTAAAACCGGACATGCCATTGGATTTGCCGTTAGACGTTACCATCTATCACCCGCCCCATTCTTCCATCAATGTGCGTGCGAGTACGATCCACTGCGAAGACGTGGGCGTGGGCATGAAGATCGATGAACTCGATGCGGATTCCTTTGTCAGGCTGGTTGACGCCGTTTCCTTAAAAAGTGATGCCCCTGCCATGATCATGAGTGAAACGTATAAAATGGCCAACTACGTCAAGATCGTAAATGACTGA
- a CDS encoding ArnT family glycosyltransferase yields MKLFSTNKLEPMVPLLLFFVTVLTRIPFAGRLLYHIDSVQYALALDHYDIRLHQPHPPGYFLYILLGRLVRPVVDDPNRVFVTLSVLFTAGCVVVVYLLARDMFGVRCALLAAILAITSPNLWFHGAVALNYGLESFFSAAIAYLCWKIIAEKKYGAWLALAIILALSGGVRQNTPVFLLPLVIYSCRRLPLRLLLLGGITFSCVALAWFVPMIHATGGWAAYGSAFRELWHFNTGHNSVFEQGAGMLLVYAYTLLNFTTCGIGAGVVVLPFCGYIMLRRGRVGQIDKEKQLFFTIWIAPAFLFYLLIFIHPANPGYALVFTPPLYILLPKGVEFLHRELSPLLAWNWNLIIAVVLVTVNLYLFLFSTYPISAPVIRKHDRDLALMLKHLSTFDPATTALFVGGYVFYGFRHVMYYLPEYTAYEAEYTVAPDGQVREFLGGKRRQTFRMKTIELPREIKRFATLVYTDREHKRAVDTSDLSGIRVDVVLPKTYVASGDILLVNRLYPKLPLTFGGSVP; encoded by the coding sequence ATGAAGCTGTTTAGCACCAACAAACTGGAGCCGATGGTTCCCTTGCTGTTGTTCTTCGTAACGGTTCTGACCCGTATCCCCTTTGCCGGCCGCCTCCTGTATCATATCGATTCGGTGCAGTATGCCCTGGCGCTCGATCACTACGACATCCGTCTCCACCAGCCCCATCCCCCCGGCTATTTCCTCTACATCCTGCTGGGGCGCCTGGTTCGCCCGGTCGTCGATGATCCGAATCGGGTGTTCGTAACCCTCAGCGTGCTGTTTACCGCCGGATGTGTGGTCGTGGTCTATCTCTTGGCCCGGGATATGTTCGGTGTACGCTGTGCGCTCCTTGCGGCTATCCTGGCCATTACCAGCCCCAATCTCTGGTTTCATGGCGCGGTCGCCTTGAATTACGGCCTGGAAAGTTTTTTCAGTGCGGCAATCGCCTACCTCTGCTGGAAGATTATTGCCGAGAAAAAGTATGGGGCCTGGCTAGCGCTCGCCATTATCCTCGCGCTCTCGGGAGGGGTGAGACAGAATACCCCGGTCTTTCTTCTCCCATTGGTGATCTATTCTTGTCGGCGGTTGCCGCTACGCTTGCTGCTGCTTGGGGGAATTACGTTCAGTTGCGTCGCCCTTGCCTGGTTTGTGCCGATGATCCACGCCACCGGCGGCTGGGCGGCATACGGTTCCGCATTCCGGGAACTCTGGCATTTCAACACAGGGCACAACAGTGTCTTCGAACAGGGGGCGGGGATGCTCCTGGTGTATGCCTACACCCTGCTCAATTTTACCACGTGCGGTATTGGCGCCGGGGTCGTGGTCCTTCCCTTTTGCGGGTATATCATGCTGCGCCGGGGGCGGGTAGGGCAGATCGACAAAGAGAAGCAGCTCTTTTTCACCATCTGGATCGCCCCGGCTTTCCTTTTCTACCTATTGATCTTTATCCACCCCGCAAACCCCGGCTATGCCCTGGTCTTCACACCTCCCCTGTATATCCTGCTGCCCAAGGGGGTGGAGTTTCTCCACCGGGAGCTGTCGCCCTTGCTGGCGTGGAACTGGAATCTCATCATTGCCGTGGTTCTCGTCACCGTCAACCTCTACCTGTTTCTTTTTTCCACCTATCCGATTTCAGCGCCTGTCATCCGCAAGCATGACCGGGACCTGGCCCTCATGCTCAAGCATCTGAGTACGTTCGATCCGGCGACCACGGCGTTGTTCGTTGGAGGGTACGTATTTTATGGGTTCAGGCATGTGATGTACTACCTCCCGGAATATACCGCCTATGAGGCCGAGTACACGGTGGCGCCGGATGGGCAGGTCCGGGAGTTCCTCGGCGGGAAACGTCGGCAGACCTTCCGTATGAAGACGATAGAACTGCCCCGGGAAATCAAACGGTTCGCTACGCTGGTCTATACGGACCGAGAGCACAAACGGGCCGTGGATACCTCCGATTTATCCGGCATCCGGGTGGATGTCGTGCTCCCGAAAACGTATGTCGCTTCCGGCGACATTCTCCTGGTGAACCGCCTGTATCCGAAACTTCCCTTGACCTTCGGGGGGAGCGTGCCATGA
- a CDS encoding DUF192 domain-containing protein, translated as MRAIVAGPARELAGTIHVAHSLFARMKGLLGRKSLDSGEALWIKPCKGIHTIGMRFTIDAVFLDGDNRVVAQIPSLPPNRISPIYRRAASVIELPAGTLAGIGLAIGETIEIL; from the coding sequence ATGCGGGCGATCGTCGCAGGGCCGGCACGGGAGCTGGCCGGAACCATTCATGTGGCCCATTCGCTTTTTGCGCGGATGAAGGGGCTCTTGGGGAGGAAATCGCTCGATTCCGGGGAGGCGCTCTGGATAAAACCGTGCAAAGGCATCCACACCATCGGCATGAGGTTCACTATCGATGCCGTTTTCCTGGATGGGGACAACCGGGTGGTTGCCCAGATCCCCTCTCTGCCGCCAAACCGGATCTCCCCGATCTATCGCCGTGCGGCATCGGTCATCGAACTGCCGGCCGGTACGCTGGCCGGCATCGGTCTTGCCATCGGTGAGACGATTGAAATCCTGTGA
- a CDS encoding outer membrane beta-barrel protein: MHKVFNAIAVSVLVLFASTAMADTIANRLGFTGKLGFATPVKDDFINGTSRTKTGFAGGGGLLYGFGDYVAAEVDVTHLPKLDVTKGGIKAYEATLTDIGLGLQCRLIPNGRVVPYIGAGADFIKGSLKHVSGNDYDLDWTYGGHVSAGVDWFLTKGIALTAEARAVRTISGDILSGSTKVGEYDPYWVQGTFGLRMFLPETFWR, from the coding sequence ATGCATAAGGTTTTCAATGCAATTGCCGTTTCCGTGCTTGTACTTTTCGCCTCCACCGCCATGGCCGACACCATCGCCAACCGGCTGGGATTTACCGGCAAGCTCGGATTCGCCACCCCCGTGAAGGACGATTTCATCAACGGCACATCCAGGACAAAGACCGGGTTTGCCGGGGGAGGGGGACTGCTCTACGGTTTCGGCGACTATGTGGCGGCCGAGGTGGACGTTACCCATTTGCCCAAACTGGATGTGACAAAGGGCGGGATCAAGGCGTATGAAGCGACGCTTACCGATATCGGCCTCGGCCTGCAATGCCGGCTCATCCCCAATGGCAGGGTGGTGCCCTACATCGGCGCCGGTGCTGATTTCATCAAGGGCAGCCTGAAGCATGTGAGCGGCAACGATTATGACCTGGACTGGACCTACGGGGGGCATGTCAGTGCCGGGGTCGACTGGTTTTTGACCAAGGGGATCGCCCTGACCGCCGAGGCCCGTGCGGTGCGGACGATTTCCGGCGACATTTTGAGCGGATCGACCAAGGTGGGTGAATACGATCCGTACTGGGTACAGGGGACTTTTGGCCTCCGCATGTTCCTGCCCGAAACCTTCTGGCGTTAG
- a CDS encoding type II secretion system F family protein, translating to MITLIVGSVFVSIALITAAVLYWYVSRRMIVKERLSKLVVTPLSFEAPTLIAKPTPLSRFLSRLGAVLPQEGRDRSKYEKLLVSAGYRKSSLVVFFGCKVLFTLLFPILFMTLVTAPTGKVADPEMLLVTLALAIIGFLLPSFYVQRRARIRKLLIFQTLPDILDLLTICVEAGMSIDAAMLRACENPQFKGNPLAEEMNVSAMETRAGKSRPESLRDMAERTDEDDLRAFVTMLIQTERFGTSLSQALRIHSDSLRVRRRQIAEEAAAKTAVKMLFPLVFFIFPALLIVMLGPAIIKIGQIFK from the coding sequence ATGATAACGTTGATCGTCGGATCAGTTTTTGTCTCCATAGCCCTCATTACCGCTGCCGTTCTGTATTGGTACGTCTCTCGGCGCATGATCGTCAAGGAGCGGCTTTCGAAACTGGTCGTCACGCCCCTGTCGTTTGAAGCCCCCACACTCATTGCCAAACCAACGCCCTTGAGCCGGTTTCTCTCCCGCCTCGGGGCGGTTCTCCCCCAAGAGGGGAGGGATCGTTCCAAATACGAAAAGTTGCTCGTGTCGGCAGGTTATCGCAAGTCGAGCCTGGTTGTCTTTTTTGGCTGCAAGGTCCTCTTTACCCTGCTTTTCCCCATCCTGTTCATGACACTCGTGACGGCGCCGACCGGCAAGGTCGCCGACCCGGAGATGCTGCTGGTCACGCTGGCTCTGGCCATAATCGGCTTTCTCCTGCCGAGTTTCTATGTGCAGAGAAGGGCTCGGATACGCAAACTGCTCATTTTTCAGACGCTGCCGGATATCCTCGATCTCCTGACCATCTGTGTCGAAGCGGGTATGAGCATTGACGCAGCAATGCTGCGCGCCTGCGAGAACCCGCAGTTCAAGGGGAACCCGCTGGCCGAGGAAATGAATGTCTCCGCCATGGAAACCAGGGCCGGCAAGTCCCGGCCGGAATCCCTGCGCGACATGGCTGAACGGACGGACGAGGATGATCTGAGGGCATTCGTGACCATGTTGATCCAGACGGAACGATTCGGCACCAGCCTCAGCCAGGCGTTGCGGATTCATTCCGACTCGCTCCGGGTCAGGCGGCGTCAGATCGCGGAGGAGGCTGCGGCAAAAACCGCCGTCAAAATGCTCTTCCCGCTCGTTTTTTTCATCTTCCCCGCACTGCTTATCGTGATGTTGGGGCCGGCTATCATCAAGATCGGCCAGATCTTCAAATAA
- a CDS encoding type II secretion system F family protein has translation MFLAVFFTFIAVFLLVSALVLAYLRAQESPKAVLKRRLRRMAKTGVDDAMSDDLRSEIIKETPQFERLVTMFRFGRAIGRLLDHAGVAIDLTMFILLVILLPAVSFCGTFLFTHRLIFAVCAALVAAMVPFMFLYFKKVRRQDKFTEQLPDALSMISRSLRAGHSLTSAIELVAQESDEPLRDLFKTAYEQQKLGLRITDSLAGMTDRMESIDLRFFVASIELNNDIGGNLSEILDKLAGTIRERLKIKRQVQVITAQGRLSGYILAALPIATFFMFNIMMPGYEDVLFKEKLGSQLLIGAICAQLSGFLWIKKIISIKV, from the coding sequence ATGTTCTTAGCCGTTTTTTTCACATTTATAGCGGTTTTCCTGCTGGTATCGGCGCTCGTGCTCGCTTACCTGCGCGCGCAGGAATCCCCGAAAGCGGTCTTGAAACGGCGGCTCCGCAGGATGGCCAAAACGGGCGTAGACGATGCCATGTCGGATGACCTGCGCTCGGAAATTATTAAAGAAACACCCCAATTCGAGCGCTTGGTGACCATGTTCCGTTTCGGTCGCGCCATCGGACGGCTCCTGGACCATGCCGGAGTGGCCATCGACCTGACCATGTTCATACTGCTGGTGATTCTTCTCCCGGCTGTTTCTTTCTGTGGAACCTTTCTGTTTACCCACCGGTTGATCTTTGCCGTCTGTGCGGCACTCGTGGCCGCCATGGTCCCGTTCATGTTCCTCTATTTCAAAAAAGTGAGGCGGCAGGACAAATTCACCGAACAGCTGCCCGATGCCCTGAGCATGATCTCCCGTTCCCTGCGGGCCGGCCATTCCCTGACCAGTGCCATAGAACTGGTTGCCCAGGAGTCGGATGAGCCGCTGCGCGATCTCTTCAAGACCGCCTATGAACAGCAAAAACTCGGCCTCAGGATTACCGATTCCCTGGCCGGCATGACTGATCGCATGGAAAGTATCGATTTACGGTTTTTTGTGGCCTCCATTGAACTCAACAACGATATCGGCGGGAATCTGTCGGAGATTCTCGACAAACTTGCCGGGACGATCCGGGAACGCCTGAAGATCAAGCGGCAGGTGCAGGTCATCACCGCCCAGGGTAGGCTGTCGGGATACATCCTGGCCGCTCTCCCCATCGCCACCTTTTTCATGTTCAATATCATGATGCCCGGTTATGAAGATGTGCTGTTCAAAGAAAAACTCGGGAGCCAGCTGTTGATCGGTGCCATCTGCGCCCAACTTTCCGGGTTTCTGTGGATCAAGAAAATCATCTCGATCAAGGTCTAG
- a CDS encoding CpaF family protein, whose product MIFNDHFGPKNQKLPVEKNLVFFQELKQRIHHRLIERIDISKLDYLGSGDLTREIGSIIEGLIANEGVPLNQTEKEKLLVDIQHETFGLGPLEPLLSDPSISDILVNNCSNVYIERKGKLQKTDIIFRDNNHLMQIIERIVSRVGRRIDESSPYVDARLSDGSRVNAIIPPLAIDGPVLSIRRFGVDPLKMNDLMALGTVDERMAVVLQNCVKTRLNILISGGTGTGKTTMLNVLSEYIPEVERIVTIEDSAELQMKQDHVVRLETRPPNIEGRGEVTQRDLVRNALRMRPDRIVLGEVRSSEALDMLQAMNTGHDGSISTIHANSPRDALSRLGTMVMMAGMDLPDKAIREQISSAINLLIQLVRFPDGSRKVIKIAEITGMEGNTVVMQDIFVFDQQGVDADGKVIGTFKATGIRPHFMQRFKLSGINLPNEIFE is encoded by the coding sequence ATGATTTTCAACGACCATTTCGGGCCCAAAAATCAGAAACTTCCTGTTGAAAAGAATTTGGTCTTTTTCCAGGAATTGAAGCAGCGGATCCACCACCGCCTCATTGAGCGCATCGACATCAGCAAACTCGATTACCTGGGAAGCGGCGACCTGACACGGGAAATAGGTTCGATCATCGAGGGCCTGATTGCCAATGAAGGGGTGCCGCTCAATCAAACGGAAAAAGAGAAACTGCTCGTCGATATTCAACACGAGACATTCGGGCTCGGCCCCTTGGAGCCGCTGCTCTCCGACCCCTCAATCTCCGACATCCTGGTCAACAACTGCAGCAATGTGTACATCGAACGTAAGGGCAAGCTGCAGAAAACAGACATTATTTTTCGCGATAACAACCATTTGATGCAAATAATCGAGCGCATCGTTTCCCGCGTCGGCAGGCGCATCGACGAGTCTTCACCCTATGTGGACGCCCGCCTTTCCGACGGTTCCCGGGTCAACGCCATTATCCCGCCCCTGGCAATCGACGGGCCGGTTCTTTCCATCCGTCGCTTCGGAGTCGATCCTCTGAAGATGAACGATCTCATGGCCCTTGGCACAGTCGATGAGCGGATGGCCGTTGTCCTGCAAAATTGCGTCAAGACACGTTTGAACATCCTCATCTCTGGAGGTACCGGCACCGGCAAGACCACGATGTTGAACGTGCTTTCCGAATACATTCCCGAAGTCGAGCGGATCGTCACCATAGAGGATTCCGCGGAATTGCAGATGAAACAGGATCACGTGGTCAGGCTGGAAACCCGCCCTCCCAACATTGAGGGGAGAGGTGAGGTCACGCAGCGCGACCTGGTGCGGAACGCACTGCGGATGCGGCCGGACCGGATCGTTCTCGGCGAGGTGCGCAGCAGCGAGGCTCTGGATATGTTACAGGCCATGAACACCGGCCATGACGGCTCCATCTCAACCATTCACGCCAACTCGCCCCGGGACGCCCTGTCCCGGTTAGGGACCATGGTCATGATGGCCGGGATGGATCTCCCCGACAAGGCGATTCGCGAACAAATATCGTCGGCAATAAATCTCCTCATTCAGTTGGTGCGTTTTCCGGACGGGTCGCGCAAGGTCATCAAGATCGCCGAGATTACGGGTATGGAAGGGAACACGGTCGTCATGCAGGATATCTTTGTCTTTGACCAGCAGGGTGTCGATGCTGACGGCAAGGTTATCGGCACCTTCAAAGCGACGGGAATCCGACCGCACTTCATGCAGCGGTTCAAGCTTTCGGGAATAAACTTGCCGAACGAAATATTCGAATAA
- a CDS encoding AAA family ATPase has translation MSQNLSIAIIDSDRETREAIESLILPYGDKVKLVGATGDFSEGYRLIQTNNPSVVILGVAQLEVGVEQVQHILAHFPATAIFVATTEKNPDWILRLMRSGASEYFLKPVAKTELFEALRKVAKNLSPLTNGQVTQRQGKIISVYNPVGGVGTTTIAVNLAATLAASNDNVALVDFNLFCGDVASFLDIDPKYTLSSVTNNVNRLDADFLRASMTRHASGIYLLSEPLEVEETLSITAEQITQVLTFLKSAFSYVVIDTGGPLFGANLITFRDSDHLLFNTVLTLPALKNVRRYLAALENKGIARSAVKIVVNRYLPKADIKIGDAENVLGTKVFATIPNEYGAVIDSINKGVPVVNLYPRSPITAAIAKLITQLNS, from the coding sequence ATGTCCCAAAACCTCTCGATTGCCATTATTGATTCAGACCGTGAAACGCGGGAAGCCATTGAAAGCCTGATCCTGCCCTATGGCGACAAGGTCAAACTTGTTGGGGCGACCGGGGACTTCAGCGAGGGGTATCGGCTGATCCAGACGAACAATCCGTCGGTTGTCATTCTGGGGGTGGCGCAACTGGAGGTGGGGGTTGAACAGGTTCAGCACATCTTAGCGCACTTTCCCGCCACCGCCATCTTTGTCGCCACCACCGAGAAGAACCCGGACTGGATACTCCGGCTCATGCGGTCTGGCGCTTCCGAATATTTCCTGAAGCCGGTCGCGAAAACAGAATTGTTCGAAGCGCTCCGGAAGGTAGCGAAAAACCTGTCGCCATTGACAAACGGCCAGGTTACGCAACGGCAGGGGAAGATCATATCGGTATACAACCCGGTGGGGGGGGTGGGGACGACGACCATTGCCGTGAACCTTGCCGCGACTCTTGCCGCCAGCAACGATAATGTGGCTTTGGTGGATTTCAACCTCTTCTGCGGCGATGTGGCCTCCTTTCTGGATATCGACCCGAAGTATACCCTGAGCAGCGTCACCAACAACGTGAACCGCCTTGACGCGGACTTTCTCCGCGCCAGCATGACGCGCCATGCGTCGGGAATCTATCTGCTGAGTGAGCCGCTTGAAGTGGAAGAAACCTTGAGTATCACCGCCGAGCAGATCACCCAGGTGCTCACCTTCCTCAAAAGCGCTTTTTCCTACGTGGTCATCGATACCGGAGGGCCGCTTTTCGGAGCGAATCTCATTACGTTCAGGGATTCCGACCACCTGCTCTTCAATACGGTCCTGACCCTGCCGGCGCTCAAAAACGTCCGCCGCTATCTTGCAGCACTGGAAAACAAGGGCATCGCGCGGAGCGCGGTAAAGATAGTGGTAAACCGCTATCTGCCCAAGGCAGACATCAAGATCGGCGACGCTGAAAACGTTCTTGGAACCAAGGTGTTCGCAACCATTCCCAACGAATATGGGGCGGTCATCGACTCGATCAACAAAGGGGTGCCGGTTGTGAATCTTTACCCGCGTTCGCCGATCACTGCTGCTATTGCCAAACTTATCACCCAGCTGAACAGCTGA
- a CDS encoding pilus assembly protein TadG-related protein: MDAARRVNRLNNGGSALVLITVSLVVLIVMAGLAIDLAYMYANKAQLQKTADAGALAGAGRLNGTTFTTQTGARKAAVHMGKVNFNLTMSPNIGNDPSGDVVLGYWNPTATPPQFTTTPPAVPPGTPPPGVNAVKVVARRIDSSDNGIIGTSTPFNLFLGGAAGHSTMGAVAAAVAWRPPAARYFFLINQDVCNQAMSAAALYRLYPQNKVSTTNPQKNMAWTSLSGSFPSADSIFRGSYICPVPPPNVDVCYQSIDTSGGTNAATFQGTSLDFYDPNYDAIEKTAAGWTILVPYATPGTDPTTKPATVAGYAKITINNACPTGGNPCNLNGRTNPAPSGPSDPCKGISNGIYISSAICYPCGSIEPGALPSLAQ, encoded by the coding sequence ATGGATGCCGCTCGGAGAGTAAACAGATTGAACAATGGCGGGTCTGCGCTGGTCCTGATTACCGTCTCCCTTGTCGTGCTCATTGTCATGGCAGGGCTTGCCATAGACTTGGCGTACATGTATGCGAACAAGGCGCAACTGCAAAAGACAGCTGATGCCGGCGCGCTTGCCGGTGCAGGTCGGCTCAACGGCACCACCTTCACCACCCAGACCGGAGCCCGCAAAGCGGCGGTACATATGGGGAAGGTCAACTTCAACCTGACCATGAGCCCCAACATCGGTAATGATCCCAGCGGCGACGTCGTCCTCGGGTACTGGAACCCCACGGCCACACCACCTCAATTCACCACAACCCCCCCTGCGGTGCCCCCGGGGACTCCACCCCCAGGGGTCAATGCCGTGAAAGTGGTTGCCAGAAGAATCGACTCCAGCGACAACGGAATAATCGGCACCAGTACCCCATTCAACCTCTTTCTCGGCGGGGCAGCAGGCCACAGCACCATGGGCGCAGTGGCTGCGGCGGTCGCCTGGCGGCCCCCAGCGGCGCGATACTTTTTTCTCATCAATCAAGATGTCTGCAACCAAGCCATGTCTGCTGCAGCACTGTACCGATTGTACCCCCAGAATAAGGTGTCGACCACTAACCCCCAAAAGAACATGGCGTGGACAAGCCTGTCAGGCAGCTTTCCGTCCGCTGACAGTATCTTTAGAGGCAGTTACATCTGTCCCGTTCCACCACCCAATGTTGATGTCTGTTACCAATCTATAGATACCAGCGGCGGGACTAATGCAGCAACTTTTCAGGGCACTTCGTTAGATTTTTACGATCCCAATTATGATGCAATAGAAAAAACCGCTGCCGGCTGGACAATCCTGGTTCCCTATGCGACACCAGGAACTGACCCGACAACCAAACCAGCGACTGTTGCGGGTTATGCCAAGATCACGATAAACAATGCCTGCCCGACTGGTGGAAACCCATGTAATTTAAACGGACGAACGAACCCTGCGCCGAGTGGGCCGTCAGATCCCTGCAAAGGTATCAGTAACGGAATTTACATCAGCTCGGCCATCTGTTATCCCTGTGGCAGCATCGAACCAGGGGCCTTGCCCAGCCTAGCGCAATAA
- a CDS encoding type II and III secretion system protein family protein, with the protein MPVLSLLLAVALVSPAMAGIPLEVGLFKSTLLKLNKKMVLVTLANTRKSDQEKDADIMAKSDKIDLERRRSQDSGPSNTNKFVTLDILSPYDLKLDGIMIGTTSMIVWTKDDKDEKPTATFYDVKVTGDRSAIEAQLKEMAPNDAINVQFANDTVILTGSVANDQTRLKAENTAKAFAPKVLNHIVIDNPQQVLLQVKVAQMDKTALKNMGVSFMIKGSKGEGFSNLVGVPSSGGSSSGSSSSGSGGISGTASSLGSYSPLDAFQIGAAYFPGGVGAVLQALATKGYAKVLAEPNMLVKSGQEGNFLAGSKIPYSVLLSSGGTTTTTIVFQDVGVKLKFKPEVLENGLISLKLDPAEVSSLSGTLAVNGYPIIDTRTLQTSVELKDGESLVLAGLLQEEAIKTMSKIPLLGDIPILGALFRSTQDSTTEKELVFFITPKIVKPLAPGVRPELPTDRKLTPEQERELKWMPLGE; encoded by the coding sequence TTGCCCGTTTTGAGCCTTCTTCTGGCAGTGGCGCTGGTTTCCCCAGCCATGGCCGGCATCCCCCTGGAGGTGGGGCTTTTCAAAAGCACTCTGTTGAAGTTGAACAAAAAGATGGTGCTGGTCACCCTGGCCAACACGAGGAAGTCCGACCAGGAGAAGGATGCCGATATTATGGCCAAGTCGGACAAGATCGACCTGGAGCGGCGGCGCTCCCAGGATTCGGGGCCGTCGAACACGAACAAATTCGTCACTCTGGATATCCTCTCCCCCTACGACCTGAAACTGGACGGCATCATGATCGGCACCACCAGCATGATCGTCTGGACAAAGGACGACAAGGACGAAAAGCCCACAGCCACATTCTATGATGTAAAAGTCACGGGCGACCGTTCGGCCATCGAGGCCCAATTGAAGGAAATGGCGCCCAATGATGCGATCAATGTCCAGTTTGCCAACGACACCGTTATTCTGACCGGCAGCGTGGCCAACGACCAGACCCGCCTCAAGGCCGAAAACACCGCCAAGGCGTTCGCCCCCAAGGTGCTCAACCATATTGTCATCGACAACCCCCAGCAGGTGCTGCTCCAGGTGAAGGTCGCCCAGATGGATAAGACCGCTCTGAAAAATATGGGGGTCAGTTTCATGATCAAGGGGAGCAAAGGCGAGGGGTTCTCCAACCTAGTCGGCGTCCCCTCTTCTGGCGGCTCCTCGTCGGGTTCATCTTCTTCCGGTTCCGGAGGTATTTCGGGCACCGCATCCAGCCTGGGAAGTTACTCCCCCCTTGACGCCTTCCAGATCGGTGCGGCCTATTTCCCCGGCGGTGTCGGCGCGGTGTTGCAGGCACTGGCGACCAAGGGGTATGCCAAGGTCCTGGCCGAGCCCAACATGCTGGTAAAGAGCGGGCAGGAGGGTAACTTTCTGGCAGGAAGCAAAATCCCCTACAGCGTCCTTCTCTCCTCCGGGGGGACCACAACCACAACCATCGTCTTTCAGGATGTGGGGGTAAAATTGAAGTTCAAGCCGGAGGTTCTGGAGAACGGCCTGATAAGCCTGAAGCTTGACCCGGCGGAGGTGAGCAGCCTTTCCGGCACCCTGGCGGTGAACGGCTACCCCATCATTGATACCAGAACCTTGCAGACGAGCGTGGAGTTGAAGGACGGGGAAAGCCTGGTCCTGGCCGGCCTGCTTCAGGAAGAGGCGATCAAAACCATGTCCAAGATTCCGCTCTTGGGTGATATCCCGATCCTGGGGGCGCTCTTCCGCTCCACCCAGGACAGCACCACGGAAAAAGAGCTGGTGTTCTTTATCACGCCGAAGATCGTCAAGCCTCTGGCTCCGGGGGTACGGCCGGAACTCCCCACGGACCGGAAACTGACCCCTGAACAAGAGAGGGAGCTCAAATGGATGCCGCTCGGAGAGTAA
- the cpaB gene encoding Flp pilus assembly protein CpaB has translation MNRSQAVTMVTLIALVFAGVASWGVYAYLKQESLKTKQAASFVIMVAAGDLPIGTKLNETHLKTAGWPKDSVPVGSFTDAKSLVNRVVIRNLSAGDAITEQKLMPKEGSAAATGVMTYIIPLGHRAVTVGVNEVAGVAGFIAPNNRVDVVLTTPIPNNPNDTVTKIVLQNVPVLATGQTTEQKDGKPVLVPTVTMDLTPEDSEKLVHASRKGSLQLLLRNIIDTAQVDVKGGTTISSVLGGVERPVVAVAQAKPAQAKLAQVRRPVRRAAPEGARAAIRPLPAAPQGHKVTVIDGGARTTKEFVLQ, from the coding sequence ATGAACAGATCACAGGCAGTAACCATGGTAACGCTCATTGCCCTGGTGTTTGCAGGGGTCGCTTCCTGGGGCGTTTACGCCTATCTGAAGCAGGAGAGCCTGAAAACCAAGCAGGCCGCCAGCTTTGTCATCATGGTCGCGGCAGGTGATCTACCGATCGGCACGAAGCTGAACGAGACCCATCTCAAGACGGCAGGTTGGCCAAAGGACAGTGTCCCGGTTGGGAGTTTTACCGACGCCAAGTCCCTCGTCAACAGGGTCGTGATCCGCAACCTGAGCGCCGGCGATGCGATTACCGAACAGAAACTGATGCCGAAAGAGGGGAGTGCGGCCGCCACCGGAGTCATGACGTACATCATCCCCCTGGGGCATCGCGCCGTTACGGTGGGCGTGAACGAAGTAGCCGGCGTCGCGGGCTTCATCGCCCCCAATAACCGGGTCGACGTGGTGTTGACCACTCCGATCCCCAACAATCCCAACGATACGGTTACCAAGATCGTTCTACAGAATGTTCCGGTTCTGGCTACCGGTCAGACCACCGAGCAGAAGGACGGCAAGCCGGTTCTCGTTCCCACCGTGACCATGGACCTGACCCCGGAGGATTCGGAAAAGCTGGTGCACGCCTCCCGCAAGGGGTCGCTCCAACTGCTCCTGCGGAATATCATCGATACGGCCCAAGTGGATGTAAAGGGGGGGACGACCATAAGCTCGGTGCTCGGCGGCGTTGAACGGCCCGTGGTTGCGGTTGCCCAAGCCAAACCTGCCCAGGCCAAGCTTGCCCAGGTCCGTCGTCCGGTGCGGCGCGCAGCGCCGGAAGGGGCCAGAGCCGCAATTCGCCCCCTGCCCGCCGCACCCCAGGGCCACAAGGTGACGGTGATCGACGGGGGGGCCCGTACGACCAAGGAATTCGTGCTGCAATAA